Genomic segment of Bacteroidales bacterium:
ACTGGGGAGAGATGTAATAAATGACCTTAAACCCATTCCGGTGTGCGAATTCTGCTATCCTGAGGTTAAAACCGGGGTAATCCACCAGGATAATGGCATCGGGTTTGAACCGTAAAATATCTTCCTTGCAAAAACTCAGGTTCTTCATGATAGCGCGGATATTCAACACTACCTCGACGAAGCCCATGTAAGCCAGGTCGCGGTAATGCTTAACCAGCACTCCGCCGGCAGCTTGCATCAGGTCGCCGCCCCAGCAGCGGAACACCGCCCCCGGATCGGTTTTCCTGAGCTCCTGCATGAGGTTTGAAGCATGGAGATCGCCCGAAGCCTCGCCGGCAATGAGGTAATAGCGCATATCAGGAATATCTTTTAAAGATAAAATAAGCTACCATGAGCAAAAACGTTATCAGCAGCACACCGCGGCCGGTCTTATCAAACTTGTATCTGACAAAGTAAATCCTGATCGGGATTAAATTGATGATAAGCGCCAGCAACATCATTTTGTCTGATTCAAAAGGCCGTGACCATGTGCTGCCATATTCCACAACCAGTGAAACAAGCCACAAAAGGCCATAGAACAGGCCAGGCAAAATCAGCCCCACCAATGCTCCAAAAGCTATGTTATCTCTTTTTAGCATCAAAGTTCACAAAAGTAGATAAAATAGCCATTAAATTCTTTAAAACTGCCTTAACTCCTCGTAAAGCATCTGGACCGGCAGGCCCATGACGTTGAAATATGAGCCTTCAATCCGGTTGATGCCGATATAGCCTATCCATTCCTGGATGCCATAGGCACCGGCTTTGTCATAGGGCTTGAAATGAGTGAGGTAATAATCAATCTCAGCAGCAGAAAGAGGCTTGAAATAGACATTGGTCCATGCAGTGAAAGAGCGGCATTTATCGCGGCTGCGGATACACACACCGGTGACCACCTGGTGCATGCTTCCCGAAAGGGTCTGCAGCATTTTCACGGCTCCTTCTTTACCTTCAGGCTTTCCGAGGATATGGCCATCGATCAGTACCAGGGTGTCGGCTGTGATCAGGATGTTTTTCGCATCTTCAAGCAATTCTACGAAATGACCGGCTTTTTTCTCAGCCAGGAAAATCGCAATTTCATCCGGAGTCATTCCTTCCGGAATTGACTCATCGGTCTCAGCACTGATCGCGGTGAACTCCAGGCCCAGTTGCTCCAGCAGGAACCGTCTCCGCGGGGAAAGTGATGCGAGGATTATATGACGGTTTTTCAGGTTTTCCAGCATCATTATCACATATTTCTGAACCAGGTAGCGACCAGTGAAACCATACCCGCGACCATGACCAGTTTAAGGATCAGGCTCAGGCGGGTGAAAGCAGCTTTTTCCGTAGCCATAATCGTTTTATACACAGTTATAAGGAGTAAAACCTGGGTAAGTATCAGGATATAAGAAATCCATGGATAGCCGGAGCGGTACAGGATAAACTGGAACCAAACCAGTGTGGCAAAAGTCACAATTTCCAGAAATATGAGAAGATAGCGCGTTACTGAGAGCCCGAGTACTACCGGCAGGGTGCGGCAACCGAAACGGGTATCGCCTTCGATATCCTGGGCATCTTTTACAATTTCACGTATCAGGGTGGTAAGAAAAGCAAAAAGGGCAAATGCCAGGACAAAGCGGTTAAGCTGGGGAAAAGAACGGCTGGCTTCTATAAACAGCTCCGGTTGGCTTTTCAGGTGATAAAACTCGAATAACCAGTAAATAATGACAACAAGGGCAGCCAATAGAGAAACCACCAGGTTACCAATAGCGGGAAGATATTTGTACTTGAAACTGTAATAAAACAGTGCGGTAGGAATGATCACAAACAGGATACCCAGGAATATGTTACCGGCCAGGTAGCTGAAAGCGATGCCGAGAACCAGCCCGGCTGCGGTCAGGTTGAAATGCAGCTTATTTCCCGAAACCTCGCTGATCTGTCGTCCGATGACCTTTTTGGCAGGTTTGTTGATCTGGTCGATCTCGATATCGAGGACGTCATTTATCACGTAACCGCCGGCACCAATGAGCAGCGTCGCCATTACCAGCAAAAGGAATTGCCAGCCAGGCATCAGTCCTTCGAGGCCGTTTTGTTTAAATACCGGCAGGAAGATTGCATAGCGCACTAAAAGCAGCATCCCCGCCATAATGAGCAGGTTGACCGGCCGGATTATCCGGAGATAAGCTTTCCAGGGCATGGCGCTACCAGCTGAAGGCGTCATCATTCATCCACTTTCCCTGCACTTTCAGCGCCTGTTCGATGACATCGCGGGCGCAGCCTTCACCACCTTTAAAATGAGAAATATAATGAGAGATGGCCTTGATCTCTTCAGCGGCATCGGCAGGGCAGGCGGCAATACCGCAATATTTCATGGCATGAAAATCAGGGATGTCATCGCCGAGATACAGGACATTTTCGGGCCTTAAATCGTTCGATTCCAAAAAGTCTTTAAGTGTGCTGAGTTTATGTTCAACGTTGAGGAATACGTGTTGAACCTTCAGCATCATGAACCGGTTGACCAT
This window contains:
- a CDS encoding Maf family nucleotide pyrophosphatase, translated to MLENLKNRHIILASLSPRRRFLLEQLGLEFTAISAETDESIPEGMTPDEIAIFLAEKKAGHFVELLEDAKNILITADTLVLIDGHILGKPEGKEGAVKMLQTLSGSMHQVVTGVCIRSRDKCRSFTAWTNVYFKPLSAAEIDYYLTHFKPYDKAGAYGIQEWIGYIGINRIEGSYFNVMGLPVQMLYEELRQF
- a CDS encoding geranylgeranylglycerol-phosphate geranylgeranyltransferase, which translates into the protein MMTPSAGSAMPWKAYLRIIRPVNLLIMAGMLLLVRYAIFLPVFKQNGLEGLMPGWQFLLLVMATLLIGAGGYVINDVLDIEIDQINKPAKKVIGRQISEVSGNKLHFNLTAAGLVLGIAFSYLAGNIFLGILFVIIPTALFYYSFKYKYLPAIGNLVVSLLAALVVIIYWLFEFYHLKSQPELFIEASRSFPQLNRFVLAFALFAFLTTLIREIVKDAQDIEGDTRFGCRTLPVVLGLSVTRYLLIFLEIVTFATLVWFQFILYRSGYPWISYILILTQVLLLITVYKTIMATEKAAFTRLSLILKLVMVAGMVSLVATWFRNM
- a CDS encoding HAD hydrolase family protein; its protein translation is MNNYKELLKHITTFVFDYDGTLTDGTIIMLDEGEPLRTANVRDGYAIQLAVRKGFHVAIITGGRSRSMVNRFMMLKVQHVFLNVEHKLSTLKDFLESNDLRPENVLYLGDDIPDFHAMKYCGIAACPADAAEEIKAISHYISHFKGGEGCARDVIEQALKVQGKWMNDDAFSW